A genomic region of Janthinobacterium lividum contains the following coding sequences:
- a CDS encoding electron transfer flavoprotein subunit beta/FixA family protein: MKVLVPVKRVVDYNVKVRVKSDGTGVDTANVKMSMNPFDEIALEEAMRLKEAGKVTEVVAISCGVTQCQETLRTAMAIGADRGILVETTTELEPLAVAKLVKSLAEKEQPQLIILGKQAIDDDSNQTGQMLAALLGWPQATFASKVVLEDGKVTVTREVDGGLETLVLTLPAIITTDLRLNEPRYVTLPNIMKAKKKPLETVKPEDLGVDVAPRLKTLKVVEPAKRSAGIKVPDVATLVAKLRTEAKVI, translated from the coding sequence ATGAAAGTCTTGGTACCCGTCAAACGCGTGGTCGACTACAACGTCAAAGTCCGCGTCAAGAGTGACGGCACTGGCGTCGATACCGCCAACGTCAAAATGTCGATGAACCCTTTCGATGAGATCGCACTGGAAGAAGCGATGCGCCTGAAAGAAGCTGGCAAGGTCACTGAAGTGGTCGCCATCTCCTGCGGCGTGACGCAGTGCCAGGAAACCCTGCGCACGGCCATGGCCATCGGCGCCGACCGCGGCATCCTGGTGGAAACGACGACTGAACTGGAACCGCTGGCTGTCGCCAAGCTGGTGAAATCCCTGGCCGAGAAAGAGCAGCCGCAACTGATCATCCTGGGCAAGCAAGCCATCGATGACGACAGCAACCAGACCGGCCAGATGCTGGCAGCCCTGCTGGGTTGGCCACAAGCCACGTTCGCTTCGAAAGTCGTGCTGGAAGACGGTAAGGTCACCGTTACCCGCGAAGTTGACGGCGGCCTGGAAACCCTGGTATTGACCTTGCCAGCGATTATCACCACCGACCTGCGTTTGAACGAGCCACGCTACGTGACCTTGCCGAACATCATGAAGGCGAAGAAAAAGCCGCTCGAGACCGTCAAGCCGGAAGACCTGGGCGTCGACGTTGCGCCACGCCTGAAGACCCTGAAAGTCGTCGAGCCAGCCAAGCGCTCGGCCGGCATCAAGGTGCCTGACGTCGCTACCCTGGTCGCCAAGCTGCGTACCGAAGCCAAAGTCATCTAA
- a CDS encoding electron transfer flavoprotein subunit alpha/FixB family protein, whose protein sequence is MVALVIAEHDNATLKGSTHHTVTAAAQCGGDVHVLVAGSNASAAAAAAAQIAGVTKVIVADAPYFADGLAENVAEQVLAIAGNYSHILAPATAYGKNILPRVAAKLDVAQISEITKVDSPDTFERPIYAGNAIATVQSGDKIKVITVRTTGFDAAAATGGSAATETVAAVADNGKSAFVGRELAKSDRPELTAAKIIVSGGRGMGSAENFHILEPLADKLGAAMGASRAAVDAGFVPNDWQVGQTGKIVAPSLYIAVGISGAIQHLAGMKDSKTIVAINKDPEAPIFAVADYGIVGDLFEIVPQLVKELG, encoded by the coding sequence ATGGTCGCATTAGTTATTGCTGAACACGACAACGCTACCTTAAAGGGCAGCACCCACCACACCGTGACCGCGGCCGCCCAGTGCGGCGGCGACGTGCACGTACTGGTCGCAGGTTCGAACGCATCGGCCGCTGCCGCTGCCGCCGCGCAAATCGCCGGCGTGACGAAAGTCATCGTGGCCGACGCGCCATACTTTGCCGACGGCCTGGCCGAAAACGTGGCCGAGCAAGTGCTGGCCATCGCCGGCAACTACAGCCATATCCTGGCGCCAGCCACCGCCTACGGCAAGAACATCCTGCCACGCGTGGCCGCCAAGCTGGACGTCGCGCAAATCTCGGAAATCACCAAGGTCGATTCCCCTGACACCTTCGAGCGTCCGATCTACGCCGGTAACGCGATTGCTACCGTGCAATCTGGCGACAAGATCAAGGTCATCACCGTGCGCACCACCGGTTTCGACGCGGCTGCCGCCACCGGCGGTTCGGCTGCCACGGAAACCGTCGCCGCCGTTGCCGACAATGGCAAATCGGCCTTCGTGGGCCGCGAGCTGGCCAAGTCCGACCGCCCTGAACTGACCGCCGCGAAAATCATCGTGTCGGGCGGCCGTGGCATGGGTTCGGCCGAAAACTTCCACATCCTCGAGCCGCTGGCCGACAAGCTGGGCGCCGCCATGGGTGCTTCGCGCGCCGCCGTCGACGCCGGCTTCGTGCCGAACGACTGGCAAGTGGGCCAGACGGGCAAGATCGTCGCGCCATCGCTGTACATCGCCGTCGGCATCTCGGGCGCGATCCAGCATCTGGCCGGCATGAAAGACTCGAAAACCATCGTCGCCATCAACAAGGATCCTGAAGCGCCGATCTTTGCCGTGGCCGACTACGGCATCGTGGGCGATCTGTTCGAGATCGTGCCGCAACTGGTCAAAGAACTGGGTTAA
- a CDS encoding NINE protein, whose amino-acid sequence MTTATILQQSHKNKAFTTLLAFLLGMLGAHRFYLHGSKDRWGWLHLAALPASLLLRQLFPEADWFYQILPLTLSALGGFLEALVLGLMPDDKWDARYNAASGRLSDTGWPLAVVLVATLMLGAGVLIATMARLFDLLYTGGAYG is encoded by the coding sequence ATGACCACCGCTACCATTTTGCAACAGTCGCACAAGAACAAGGCATTCACGACACTACTGGCCTTCCTGCTGGGCATGCTGGGCGCCCACCGCTTCTACCTGCATGGCAGCAAAGACCGCTGGGGCTGGCTACACCTGGCCGCCCTGCCCGCCTCCTTGCTGCTGCGCCAGCTGTTTCCCGAGGCCGACTGGTTTTACCAGATTTTGCCGCTGACCCTGTCCGCCCTGGGCGGTTTCCTGGAAGCGCTGGTGCTGGGCCTGATGCCGGACGACAAGTGGGATGCGCGCTACAACGCCGCCTCCGGCCGCCTGTCGGACACGGGCTGGCCCCTGGCCGTCGTGCTGGTCGCTACCTTGATGCTAGGCGCAGGCGTACTGATCGCCACCATGGCGCGCCTGTTCGACTTGCTGTATACAGGCGGTGCCTACGGTTAA
- the rimM gene encoding ribosome maturation factor RimM (Essential for efficient processing of 16S rRNA), with protein sequence MTVKTASGVKVPDDLVQVGYVSGAYGIAGGVRITPFSEDADALLSVKTWWFDKPTLHDVQVRQAKLHGGDVVAQLVGVVGRDAAEALKGVSVQIPRSHFPTLTADEFYWSDLIGLTVENLQGECLGTVHDMMSNGPQSILRVTPVATADETVEKAPERLIPFVGQFVINVDKTASKITVDWGLDY encoded by the coding sequence TTGACGGTCAAGACTGCATCCGGGGTGAAAGTCCCCGATGACCTGGTACAGGTAGGCTATGTCTCCGGTGCTTATGGCATTGCTGGCGGAGTCAGGATCACTCCTTTCTCCGAAGATGCGGATGCATTATTAAGCGTCAAAACCTGGTGGTTTGATAAACCGACCTTGCATGATGTTCAAGTCAGGCAAGCGAAGTTACACGGCGGCGACGTCGTGGCCCAGCTGGTGGGTGTGGTCGGGCGGGATGCCGCAGAAGCGCTGAAAGGCGTCTCTGTGCAAATTCCGCGTAGCCATTTCCCGACGCTGACGGCCGATGAATTTTATTGGTCCGATCTGATCGGACTGACAGTCGAGAATTTGCAAGGCGAGTGCCTCGGCACAGTGCACGACATGATGAGCAATGGTCCGCAGTCGATCTTGCGCGTTACGCCCGTCGCCACTGCCGATGAGACCGTTGAAAAGGCGCCTGAGCGCCTGATCCCGTTTGTTGGCCAGTTTGTCATTAACGTTGACAAGACCGCCAGCAAGATCACGGTCGACTGGGGCCTCGATTATTAA
- a CDS encoding acyl-CoA dehydrogenase produces the protein MSYQAPLKDMLFVMNELAGLAEIHTLPGCEDATPDTAEAVLEENAKFCGGVVAPLNGPSDKEPSFWHDGQVTTSKGFKEAFKAYGEAGWQGVQHPTEFGGQGLPKLLATPCIEMLNSASISFALVALLSDGAIEALLTAGSDEQKAVYLENLVSGKWTGTMNLTEPQAGSDLAAVRTRAVPQGDGTYKVFGTKIFITYGEHDMAENIVHLVLARTPDAPAGVKGISLFIVPKFLVNADGSLGARNDAHCVSIEHKLGIKASPTAVLQFGDHGGAIGTLMGEENRGLEYMFIMMNAARFGVGLQGIGLAERAYQQAVAFAKDRVQSRDLAGSPGPVSIIHHPDVRRMLMSMRSQTEAARALAYVGAAISDVAHHHPEADVRAESLATYEYLVPVIKGWATEMSQDVTRDGVQVHGGMGFIEETGAAQHYRDAKILTIYEGTTAIQANDLVGRKTVRDGGAVAKAIIAQVRATEAQLGELTGADFQAMQRHLAEGSAALEAVVEYVVANMKTDIKAVFAGSVPYLKLAGIVLGGWQMARAAVVAQQKLGEGSGDASFYKAKIATARFFADHILSQAPGLRATIIDGSAGVMALSEEQF, from the coding sequence ATGAGCTATCAAGCCCCGCTGAAAGACATGTTGTTCGTGATGAACGAACTGGCCGGCCTGGCCGAAATCCACACCTTGCCCGGCTGCGAAGACGCGACGCCCGACACGGCCGAAGCCGTGCTGGAAGAGAACGCCAAGTTCTGCGGCGGCGTGGTGGCCCCCTTGAACGGCCCCAGCGACAAGGAGCCGAGCTTCTGGCACGACGGGCAGGTCACGACCTCGAAAGGCTTCAAGGAAGCGTTCAAGGCGTATGGCGAAGCGGGCTGGCAGGGCGTGCAGCATCCGACGGAATTCGGCGGCCAGGGCTTGCCCAAGCTCTTGGCCACGCCGTGCATCGAAATGCTCAACTCTGCCAGCATCTCGTTCGCCCTCGTGGCACTGCTGTCGGACGGCGCCATCGAAGCGCTGCTGACGGCCGGCAGCGATGAGCAAAAGGCGGTTTACCTGGAAAACCTGGTGTCCGGCAAGTGGACGGGCACCATGAATCTGACGGAGCCGCAGGCCGGTTCCGACCTGGCAGCCGTGCGCACGCGCGCCGTGCCGCAGGGCGACGGCACCTATAAAGTGTTCGGCACGAAGATTTTCATCACTTACGGCGAACACGACATGGCGGAAAATATCGTCCACCTGGTGCTGGCCCGCACGCCGGATGCGCCCGCTGGCGTGAAAGGCATCTCGCTGTTCATCGTGCCGAAATTCCTCGTCAATGCCGATGGCAGCCTGGGCGCGCGCAACGACGCCCACTGTGTTTCCATCGAGCATAAACTGGGCATCAAGGCCAGTCCGACGGCGGTATTGCAGTTTGGCGACCACGGCGGCGCCATCGGCACCCTGATGGGCGAGGAAAACCGCGGCCTCGAATACATGTTCATCATGATGAACGCGGCCCGCTTCGGCGTGGGCTTGCAAGGCATTGGCCTGGCCGAGCGTGCCTACCAGCAGGCCGTGGCGTTCGCCAAGGACCGCGTGCAGTCGCGCGACCTGGCCGGTTCGCCTGGCCCCGTCTCCATCATCCACCACCCGGACGTGCGTCGCATGCTGATGTCCATGCGCTCGCAGACGGAGGCGGCGCGCGCGCTGGCCTACGTGGGCGCGGCCATCAGCGACGTGGCGCACCACCATCCGGAGGCGGACGTGCGCGCGGAAAGCCTGGCGACGTATGAATACCTGGTGCCCGTGATCAAGGGGTGGGCCACGGAAATGTCGCAGGACGTCACGCGCGATGGCGTGCAAGTGCATGGCGGCATGGGTTTTATCGAAGAGACGGGCGCCGCCCAGCATTACCGCGACGCCAAGATCCTCACCATCTATGAGGGCACGACGGCCATCCAGGCGAACGACCTCGTTGGCCGCAAGACGGTGCGCGACGGCGGCGCCGTGGCGAAAGCCATCATCGCCCAGGTGCGCGCCACGGAAGCCCAGCTGGGCGAGCTGACCGGCGCCGACTTCCAGGCCATGCAGCGCCACCTGGCCGAAGGCAGCGCCGCGCTGGAAGCCGTGGTCGAGTACGTGGTGGCGAACATGAAGACGGACATCAAGGCCGTGTTCGCGGGCAGCGTGCCCTATTTGAAACTGGCCGGCATCGTGCTGGGTGGCTGGCAAATGGCGCGCGCGGCCGTGGTGGCGCAGCAAAAGCTGGGCGAGGGCAGCGGCGACGCTTCGTTCTACAAGGCAAAAATCGCCACGGCGCGCTTCTTTGCCGACCACATCCTGTCGCAAGCGCCAGGACTGCGCGCCACCATCATCGATGGCAGCGCCGGCGTGATGGCCTTGTCGGAAGAGCAGTTTTAA
- a CDS encoding glycine zipper 2TM domain-containing protein translates to MIRRPLILAVAITALFSTSAFAQNLSPKAQYAYDTKQASTRYADDKKLCAEESSSKARMQCLRDAKGEYDQAIINAKAAQKAGNSYAGQNNKPAQQQICAECGKVLAVNVAEKAGEGGALGMIGGGVAGALLGRQVGGGRGKDLATLAGAAGGAFAGKQVEGHMKNSKVWTVTVQYETGAKADFAFDQDPGLAAGDLVRNSGNGIARR, encoded by the coding sequence ATGATTCGTCGCCCACTCATCCTCGCAGTCGCCATCACGGCCCTGTTCAGCACCTCCGCCTTCGCGCAAAACCTGTCGCCGAAGGCGCAATACGCCTACGACACCAAGCAAGCCAGCACGCGCTATGCGGACGACAAGAAACTGTGCGCAGAAGAAAGCAGCTCGAAAGCCCGCATGCAATGCCTGCGCGACGCCAAGGGCGAGTACGACCAGGCCATCATCAACGCCAAGGCCGCGCAAAAGGCCGGCAATTCGTACGCAGGACAGAACAACAAGCCAGCCCAACAGCAAATCTGCGCCGAGTGCGGCAAGGTGCTGGCAGTCAACGTCGCTGAAAAAGCGGGCGAAGGCGGCGCGCTGGGCATGATCGGCGGCGGCGTGGCCGGCGCCCTGCTGGGCCGCCAGGTCGGCGGCGGACGCGGCAAGGACCTGGCCACCCTGGCCGGTGCCGCCGGCGGCGCTTTCGCAGGCAAGCAAGTCGAAGGCCACATGAAAAACAGCAAGGTGTGGACTGTCACCGTGCAATACGAAACAGGCGCCAAGGCTGACTTCGCATTTGACCAGGATCCTGGACTGGCGGCTGGCGACCTGGTGCGCAATTCCGGTAATGGTATTGCCAGAAGATAA
- the rpsP gene encoding 30S ribosomal protein S16, producing MVVIRLARGGAKKRPFFNIVATDSRNRRDGRFIERIGFYNPMAQGGEVPLRITADRLAYWQGVGAQLSPTVARLVASNNKAAA from the coding sequence ATGGTCGTTATTCGTTTAGCTCGTGGAGGCGCCAAGAAGCGCCCGTTCTTCAACATCGTCGCTACTGATTCGCGCAATCGCCGCGATGGTCGCTTCATTGAGCGTATCGGTTTTTACAACCCGATGGCGCAAGGTGGCGAAGTTCCACTGCGTATCACCGCAGACCGTCTGGCCTACTGGCAAGGCGTTGGCGCACAATTGTCGCCAACCGTTGCTCGCCTGGTAGCCAGCAACAACAAAGCAGCAGCTTAA